From the Cucumis sativus cultivar 9930 chromosome 5, Cucumber_9930_V3, whole genome shotgun sequence genome, the window GTCTAGTTTTGTAGGTTGTGAAGAACAATCTAGGGGAGCTGGTATATTACACAATTGCTTTTCTACAAATTACGGAGCAACAggttttcttctactttttgcATTGTATTTCTCGGGCATATAAGGATTTAGTTCAACACTAAATATTGGTATGGTCAATAGTacttcaatatatttctaatcttgaaatatatttattgtttcacATTTTATAATGTATTGTATATGCTGAAAAACTTATTCaagatattgataaaaataatgttttggGTCATACtagttaaaaatttaaagagcTTATTCTACGTTTTTTTGTATAAACTATTTATTCTAAGTTTGTTGTATAAAATACTCAATTTAACAAGTGTGGGGTTGGAGATATTTGAACCTTTTGAACTCTTGGCTAATGGTGTATACCTAAATCAGTTGGCCTATTCTGTTGGCGAATTTTCATATTGTTCTTACTCAACACTTATAATTTAAAGCTATCTTTTAAAATCTACATGTAATAGATTCATTTGTGGTCAATGGATTCCAATCAATTTGTTGCAGACGAGGATGATGGCACCTTTAGCTGTCGTGTATCAGGTAtgcttattttttcttatggtTCTTGATTTATTGTTAAGTGACTTGGTTGTTGAATTTTCCAGTACacaagatttgaattttatatagttCAAAAGaaggatttgaattttatataatttaagaaCGTTCAAATTACAAGTTGGATCTGATCTAATAAAGTATTGACTCATCTTGATGAGAATAGCCCTAGTGGTGAAAGCCACTTTGGATTTCCATCCCATCTAAGAATGCAATTTTGAATGGTCTACTTTTCTTGcctaaataaaacaaatctttAATCAAAACTAGGAGTTGGGTTAATTAACAGAATATACGATCTCAAAGTGAAACTAGAAGAATCTAGTGTGGCTAATACTTCATTTTGTACTTTCTTGTGAGCTACTCTgacttaaaagttaatttttggGACATCTCACACTTTTTGTATGTACTTTACTTTGTAGGATCGAATGTCTAACCCTACGTTGTAAACTTCAATTATTTAGTAGGACTATGTTACCTATttgtacattttttctttgatgagttctcatatattctaaaaagaaTGTATGCCTTTCTTCCAGGTGCACTGTTACTTGAAGAAATTGTTAGCAATTGTGGTCTAGATGGAATCAATGCCATCATAGATGCTGCCAAAAGTCGCTTCAGTGagtcaaaaagagaaaaggctTCTGGTTCTTCAGCTTGGTGGAGAGTGAgtaattgttatttaaaataattgatatgcGTTTTCGGTTTTTGTGTAATTACATGCTGCCTATATTGTTTAGATGGCAGCAAAGCGTTGaaaggttttatgaaaatagtATTTGGTTTTCGTCATTTGCCCAACCAGCAATGTGGGTATTCCTGTAGTGGTCTCAATAAGCTTCAAAGCCAGAAAAGTGATTGTTGCTGGATTTGGTTTATTCCTTATTTTTCATGACtaattggatttgttttttttttccttctaatttctaaattgttGGGTTTGAGCTTGTTCCTTCTGTTATCGATTCCTTTTTGTTCCTCTTAGAGCTCTGATGCATACTCCTAAGTCCTAAAGATTGATGGTAGCTTATATGTTATATTCAACCTTCTTTGTGACTCAAAATTTTAGTGAAAAGGTATGTTTCATTtataaccaaaaataaataaataaaaaatcaaatttagatatttttctaattaccATCATGGCCTTTGTTTAAATGAACTCAACTTCATATCAGTCTGCACATTTTTCTTCTGAATGCTAAATTTACCAGTAGAAGGAATATGCCATCTTGCTGCATCTTAACGACTTCAACTCTGTAATGCTTTTGTTGCTCTGTAGAATCtaatatgtgtatgtattgTGCTCCAAATGCCTATTCAAGTGTTCAACCTTTTCTTCAATAAGAGACAATGAACATGCGTTATTGCCCTTTTTATGCAGGCATATTCATTTTCGCTATCCATTATGCTTCCTCATTGAATGAATAGCTTTGATCCTTGTAATAAAAGAGTATTTATTGTTTCCTTGACTTGTACTTGACTAATGTGACAGATCAGGGAGGCTATTCTATTCGCTTTAGCTTCTTTGGCAGAACAGTTGATTGAAGTAGAGGTTAGAGCaattattaatgattttatCACTCAGTTCTTGCATTAGTCATTTTATATAAGTGccgttttaaatttgtattttaattcatgagaacatttttttcttggagGTCTGTGTTTTGGGTGGAAATATGATAGGATAGGACTAGTAAGCCTCCAATTGAATTCACATTTCAAGGGGGATGGTACGTGGTGGTTTTTGTGATTAGTTTGTTAGTATTTTGCATGTAGGAATCTAGGATATCTTAGGTACAAAAAGGGTGGATGGACCCCTTTGAATAGTCATTGGGCAAGTATGTAATAGATAATGCTAGCATTTAGTTGGCATGCCTGtaagttgtttgtttttggagAGCTTATCTTAAAGTCTgtaagttataatttttttttcctgattTGCATTACAAAAGAATTCACTTTCTCCCATGTTATGTCAATTGACTTATCTAAATacttgttaaattttgaacattATACTTTTACAGCCTTCTGGAGTGACAAGAGTTGGGTTGGGAAGTTTTTTGGAGGAAGCATTGACTGAAGACATGTCTATAGGTAATTTTGCTTGCCTACCTGATTTTGAATTGCTAAAACTTTTGTAAACAAGTTATtacatcaacattttttttcgtAGGTCCTCATGACTGTCCCTTCCTTTATGCTCGTATATTCACATCAGTTGCCAAGTTCTCCTCTATGGTAACACTTGCTCCTTTCTTATGTTTGGATCATATTCTTTTCTGCTCCTCCTCCTCCCTTGCCTCACAATAGTATTTCTATGTTGGCAGATTAGGAGTGACCTTATTAATCAGTTCCTTCATGAAGCTGTGAAGGCTCTTGGCATGGATGTGTACGTGTGtctaaatttgttgtttcttttaacTGTTCAATTGTGAAATAATCTCTATTGTTTCAATATCTTTTGGCAGGCCACCTCCTGTGAAAGTTGGTGCCTGCAGGGCACTTTCCGAGCTCTTACCTGAAGCAAACAAAGAAATCATTGGGTCTGAaatgatgtttttattttcatcacttGGAAATCTTCTCAATGGGGTACTTGGTTATGGAAATCAAGGAGactaatttttcataaaatacaGTATATCAATTAATGAATTTTCAGAAAATTagtaattttcttcttcaatgtaataaattaattttctcaaacaatattcaataatattatcattttgctTTTGGTAGGCATCAGATGAAACTTTGCACTTGGTACTTGACACCCTGCAAGCTGCAGTTAAGGCCGGTAAGTTTTTTTGCAAGAGCTAAAAGCCTGGCTTGCTTTTGGTGAGAGTCTTCAAAGCTGAATGATGATTTTTATCAAAatgtatgaaatttttatatcttGCCTGTTATCTGTTTCTGAGTTTTCGTCAATATTCCTGTAGGTGGTGAATTGTCCTCTTCAATAGAGCCCATTCTTTCTCCTGTGATTCTTAAAATGTGGGCATCACATGTCTCTGATCCTTTTATCAGCATTGATTTAATTGAGGTTCTCGAGGTAATATTGGCGAAacacacacgcacatatgTATTTATTGATTTCTGTGTTTCTATACTTACTGGTTTATATGGAATTTTGATCTTGCatcagtttcttcttctttttttctttcaagtgcAATCATTTGGAAAGAAACTATAGAAACTGAGTGTTCagtaataaatataaaagatataattttttgaagtttgaaataaGAGACAGTTTCattgattgagaaaataaagGAGTAAAAACTCCTAACAGCTAAGGCTAATGGTGCATTACAAAAGAGTTTCCTAATTGGAGATTAAATGAGAAAGGATATGTTGAATGAAAAGTTGGTAAGATTTACACCAAAAGAAAGTTATGTTACGAAAGAGACTAGTTTCAGCTGAATTATAATTAGAAGcaaattaaaaggaaatcaGAAGTGTTTGTGTTTCTATATTTCAAGAACCTGCacatatgtattttatatatgtccttttcttttcttttcttttttttttcgggGGGAGGGGGTATATTGCGATGTCTTATGTCTTATAGTCAGGTATTTTCCATGGTTGTATTTTATGTAAATGTACCCACATTTTAAGCCATGTTTCAACTTTCTACATGTTTGCTGACACTTACTATGTCATAAATTTCCTACAGGCAATAAAAAATTCTCCTGGTTGTATCCACTCGTTAGCTTCAAGAATTTTGCCCTATTTAGTGCCTATACTAGACAAAGTATGGTTCTCTACTGTTTTCTGAGACAATCTTTTAATGAAAGGGAGAACTCTTTTGTAGGGAATTGGATTTTGTTTGTCTGTTAATGCTTACTGGTGGTTTTCTTATTGCATCTTGATTATCAGCCCCAACATCAGCCAGATGGGTTAGTATCTGGATCATTAGATCTGTTGACAATGCTTTTGAAGGCAAGATAAACTCCTTgctattttcttatttgtttcaCTTTTCAGTCTTAATGTGTTCGTAAGACTCGAACCAATTTCTCTAACTACAGTTTGTAATGGCCTTGCTCAGAATGCTCCAATAGATGTTATGAAAGCTGCGTATGATGCTTGTTTTGATGGTGTTGTCAGGATAATCCTTCAAACTGATGATCATAGTGAATTGCAGGTTTTCTACTTACAACACTTTTTCCATAAAGATTTcgtcatatttaattttacatcaCAAATAACTTATTATCATTACTGGTTATCAGAATGCTACGGAATCTCTAGCAGTTTTTGTAGCAGGGGGGAAGCAAGAAATTCTCACTTGGGGTTCTGGATTTACAATGAAAAGTTTGCTTGCTGCTGCTTCGAGGTGATCAACtagttttcattttgcttTTCCAAATGTGCCATACTAGTAAAATCGTGAGCATTATTCAAGGAGTTGGGGTGAAATAAGAAAGAGTGATAGATGCAAGTTTTCCTAGTCCTGATCCCTACTACggttgaaagaagaaatacaatGTTGCTTCTTAATAACATGAAACGCAAGGATGAAAATCCATTTCAGTATCAAGAGAAAGTGTAATACCAAATATCCTTTGAGGTCCCGTTGTATTGATTTCATATGTTCTACTTGTTTGTGCAATGACCTCTGTAACTGCCAGAATAACTCTAGTACATAACCCACGGTCTGATGCTGTAATACCAATTTTTAGCTACTCAAAATCTCAAACACAAGAAAACACAAAGATAACACATAACATAAAGAATATCTCaacatcaaaagaaaattagaatatcTAATTGCCTTTTGAGAGGATTATCTCTCTTTCAAGTCCCACAGTGGACAATCCACAAATAATCCCCATCCGGATACTGCTTACTCCCTCGGTTCATAACTAAGCCACCTCTAACTCATTACCATATGTTCCTACTACTATCCTGCATTCCTACTTACATTACCAATGTATCCCTATAACTATAAGTACTCACAGGGATTCACTATTTTCGTTTCTccctttttattcctttaTCAAAGTACCTGTGGAATCtgtattttttagtttttcattcttttctttactaGTTTAGTCTTGTAGAAACTTACAGAGTTCAGAGAAACAATCATGCAATGGCTTTGCCAGCAAATCACTCTTTCTTGTGTTGACAGAGGCTGTCTTTTTCTTAAAGTTACGATACTTAATGTTGCTGAAAGATACTTATTTCAGAAAAACGGTTATTAAGGTTTATTTGAATTGGGGtgttttttatattctctCCCCCctccaaaaatataataacaataataaataaataaataaaacaaaagtctTTCAATGGAAAAACTTTGTgatttcaacaaaactaaaagaaatgaaatgaactTTTGTACGGCCTcagactttttattttattttattgatgtttGAAGATAATTGTAAGTCATCTGGTTTTATCTCATGTAATTGGGTCTTACCTTACGTTATTAATGTAAACTTCGTGACCTGGTTGCTGCACTAGTTAATTGCATCCAAATCTAATTGCAGGCTCTTAGACCCTAAGATGGAAAGTTCTGGATCTTTCTTTGTTGGGAGTTTTATCTTGCAATTGATATTGCATCTTCCATTGCAAATGGCCCAACATCTTCCTGACCTGGTTGCTGCACTAGTTAGGCGAATGCAATCTGTTCAAATAGCTGGATTGCGATGCTCTTTAATACTTATTTTTGCTCGATTGGTAATTTTTCCTTGACATTCAATGAAAGTTTAATCAGTCTTCTTTTCCCTTTATACTTTTCTGATAATTACTTGATCAATGTGTGATGTTCtcacattttctaaatattatgAATAACCTAAAACGGACTTTgtgatttaattatctttGGGAATCTTAATgttttgaagcatttttttaCTTCTGTTAAAATTTACCAGGCATTCTATCTAGAGAATGCttgtaaattgaaaaatattgcaCCTGTAAACACCCAGTGGTATAAAAGcatcattttatttcaaagttctctttttggttttatattgATTCAGATTATATGTTTTACTGACCAATTAATTGCATATTTTTCACCTTAAAAATCCAGATTCACATGAGTGCCCCAAATATTCAACAGCTTATCGATTTGCTAGTTTCAATACCTGCTGAAGGCAATGATAactcatttgtttatttgatgtCAGAATGGACGAAATTGCAAGGTTTGTCTTTCTGCCTCTGGTCTTAAAACAGGagagaaatttgtatttgaacGTGCAAGTTTTGTCCATTGATTTGTGACTAGCCTTTTATTCTTGTATtatcctaattttttattttctgcatATTTAAGCTGGCATGTCCATTTAACTAATCATATTGCATAAATATCCAAGTTGtacaaaataagatttgatcTACTGATGCATATCAAACTAGACTTCTAGCTGAATCAAATGTTAGATATACAAGTACTTTTTGATTTGGAAATCACTTatctaaatttactttgaTTCTTTTCTAGATGATTGTGATTGCATAAAATATTATCCCACCAAGTATGTGTATTATGTGtattacataaaatatatcagAATTTGTATACTACGGAACAgataatttgtttcttatacaTGCCAAATGGTTGCAGTTGAGATTCAGGGTGCTTATCAAATAAAAGTTACTACTACTGCATTGGCCTTGTTGCTGTCAACACGAAACCCTCACTTAGCACAAATTAGTGTTCAAGGACAAATTACTAAGGTTTGGTTGTATGTTTGTTGTTAGGCTGTTGAATCGTTCTCTTAACTCAAATAAACAACTCACTCTCTTCCACTGAAGCCTTCTGCAGGGATAACCACTCGatcaaaaggaaaattagCTCCAGATAAGTGGACAGTGATTCCACTTCCAGTGAAGGTAATTGGATATGGAACTTGGAATTGTGTTATGCTTTCAGGCTCAACAAAAATTAAGagcttattttaaaattttcttcaattttgatgATTGCAGATTTTATCTTTGTTGGCCGATGCACTAATTGAAATCCAAGAGCAAGTTTCGGTTGATGGTCAGGTATGCAGCTTAGCATTCTTCCTCTGTTCAAGTTATCACGGTGAACTTTGACAATTGGAAATTCTTCTGCAGGATAGCGAATGGGAGGATGCTGAGGAAGATGATATTTCAAATGACGAAAACCTGCTTCATTCGATCGATGCTACATCAGTAGGCAGACATACCCACGAATATCTTCAAGTGATGGCAAAAGTATACGATGGGGTATGTTCATAACATGATGCGTTTCATCTTTTCAGAATTTTTAATGTGTACTTCTAGtatgttttggtttttattattatcgtttcaatattataaagtttatttatcATGCTCTTCTATGTGTTCAGGAAGGTGATGAGTATGAAGATGACCTACTAACTGTTTCTGATCCTCTTAATCAGGTATTAAATCCATTTCCTACATGAAACATAATCCAGTAAAAgattataattatcttttctGCAGCTTCAGTTCTTTCTCCTCTAACTTTTGCAGATTAATTTGGCAAAATATCTGGTGGATTTTTTTATGAACTTGTATCAGAATGACAGACACAACTTTGATAATCTCTTCAAGGTTTTCTCTATATAAGTCAAGCAGTTTGGAGCCTTTTACAGTAGTTTTTCTGCTTGCATTTTTAATTGAACACAACATTTTATCCTTGCTACTGCAGAGTTTGTCCCAATCTCAACAGAATGCCATCCAAATGGTACTAAGTCGCTGAGTATATTACCCCCACTGGTGGATTTATTTGGTGGTTAATTGATATACAGTGCCATCTGCGaggaacattttttcattttcacctGGGGCTGTTTTTCTGTTTATGGTCGTGGTTGTGGAGGTGGGACAGGGGGAGGGACTTCCATGTGAATGACACTCATcagtttggttatattttaacGTTTCGTTCTGTAAGTTAAGCAGTCTGAATGCATCCCCAGAAAACAATTAGTTTTACTGCTTTGGTTTGTTTTACCGGTCTAATAGAAAAGTGATTTTCATACCCTTCTATTGTAGAGTGTTTCAAGCTTGTGAAAAGGCTGTTCGAGTGGTTAGTCACTGTAGACGAGGAGTTGCGATCTTTCAGGTGTGTTGTTTGGCTTTCTAATTCCTGCTCAAATTCCAGCTGTCAGTTTTTCAGCTTCCTTCCTTGCCGATATCCTCTCCCCTCCCCCCAAATCCCAGGGTGCAAAGCagcaaaaagaaagggaaaaaaaaatgtcatcgAGTGTTGTGTATTAGGTTCTTTTCTGGATTATTTCATCATTATGTTTTAGATGTTGTATTGGCGTTAGTTACTTGTTTTAGTTTCTAGGTTTTCCATGAAagttatttgtattattatcaGTGCATAGTTAGCTTATGTTCTCTTTGATGAACATATATGTAACTGTTACAGACTAtatgtaaagaaaagaaaaaagttcgGCTGTGATTGAATatatgagaaatatttttgttcttttatgaCTTGCTCATTGATAGAGGTGGGTATGAATTATAGGTGTACTTGAATTGGTGGATTGGATTAGAGTGGTCAAATTGGCAACTTAAATCCAAATAGGATCTTAAACCCAACCTATTCGAGTTTGGCTTGTCcgcttatttatttatttttcttttctttttcaagtatattttttcatatgaaTTCATAAGATAAAAGAACAGTATGAAATCATGAGATACAGAAGAGATA encodes:
- the LOC101216055 gene encoding importin-9 isoform X1; its protein translation is MANVIDQDQQWLINCLSATLDPNHEVRSFAEASLNQASLQPGFGVALSKVAANRELPVGLRQLAAVLLKQFIKKHWQEGDELFEHPAVSIDEKAVIRKLLLFTLDDSHRKICTAISVAVASIATYDWPEEWPELLPCLLDLMNNRINMNGVHGGLRCLALLSGELDCEMIPRLVPALFPHLLSIVSSPEMYDKYLRTKALSVVYSCISMLGVMSGVYKEETSALVMPMLKPWMEQFSIILGHPVQSEDPDDWSIRMEVLKCMNQFFQNFPSFAESDVTIILQSVWQTFVSSLEVYVRSSIEGVEDPYEGSYDSDGADKSLDSFVIQLFEFLLTIVGSSKLVKVVKNNLGELVYYTIAFLQITEQQIHLWSMDSNQFVADEDDGTFSCRVSGALLLEEIVSNCGLDGINAIIDAAKSRFSESKREKASGSSAWWRIREAILFALASLAEQLIEVEPSGVTRVGLGSFLEEALTEDMSIGPHDCPFLYARIFTSVAKFSSMIRSDLINQFLHEAVKALGMDVPPPVKVGACRALSELLPEANKEIIGSEMMFLFSSLGNLLNGASDETLHLVLDTLQAAVKAGGELSSSIEPILSPVILKMWASHVSDPFISIDLIEVLEAIKNSPGCIHSLASRILPYLVPILDKPQHQPDGLVSGSLDLLTMLLKNAPIDVMKAAYDACFDGVVRIILQTDDHSELQNATESLAVFVAGGKQEILTWGSGFTMKSLLAAASRLLDPKMESSGSFFVGSFILQLILHLPLQMAQHLPDLVAALVRRMQSVQIAGLRCSLILIFARLIHMSAPNIQQLIDLLVSIPAEGNDNSFVYLMSEWTKLQVEIQGAYQIKVTTTALALLLSTRNPHLAQISVQGQITKPSAGITTRSKGKLAPDKWTVIPLPVKILSLLADALIEIQEQVSVDGQDSEWEDAEEDDISNDENLLHSIDATSVGRHTHEYLQVMAKVYDGEGDEYEDDLLTVSDPLNQINLAKYLVDFFMNLYQNDRHNFDNLFKSLSQSQQNAIQMVLSR
- the LOC101216055 gene encoding importin-9 isoform X2; translated protein: MANVIDQDQQWLINCLSATLDPNHEVRSFAEASLNQASLQPGFGVALSKVAANRELPVGLRQLAAVLLKQFIKKHWQEGDELFEHPAVSIDEKAVIRKLLLFTLDDSHRKICTAISVAVASIATYDWPEEWPELLPCLLDLMNNRINMNGVHGGLRCLALLSGELDCEMIPRLVPALFPHLLSIVSSPEMYDKYLRTKALSVVYSCISMLGVMSGVYKEETSALVMPMLKPWMEQFSIILGHPVQSEDPDDWSIRMEVLKCMNQFFQNFPSFAESDVTIILQSVWQTFVSSLEVYVRSSIEGVEDPYEGSYDSDGADKSLDSFVIQLFEFLLTIVGSSKLVKVVKNNLGELVYYTIAFLQITEQQIHLWSMDSNQFVADEDDGTFSCRVSGALLLEEIVSNCGLDGINAIIDAAKSRFSESKREKASGSSAWWRIREAILFALASLAEQLIEVEPSGVTRVGLGSFLEEALTEDMSIGPHDCPFLYARIFTSVAKFSSMIRSDLINQFLHEAVKALGMDVPPPVKVGACRALSELLPEANKEIIGSEMMFLFSSLGNLLNGASDETLHLVLDTLQAAVKAGGELSSSIEPILSPVILKMWASHVSDPFISIDLIEVLEAIKNSPGCIHSLASRILPYLVPILDKPQHQPDGLVSGSLDLLTMLLKNAPIDVMKAAYDACFDGVVRIILQTDDHSELQNATESLAVFVAGGKQEILTWGSGFTMKSLLAAASRLLDPKMESSGSFFVGSFILQLILHLPLQMAQHLPDLVAALVRRMQSVQIAGLRCSLILIFARLIHMSAPNIQQLIDLLVSIPAEGNDNSFVYLMSEWTKLQVEIQGAYQIKVTTTALALLLSTRNPHLAQISVQGQITKG